A genomic window from Babylonia areolata isolate BAREFJ2019XMU chromosome 9, ASM4173473v1, whole genome shotgun sequence includes:
- the LOC143286011 gene encoding GPI-anchor transamidase component PIGT-like, translating into MADFGRLMLSWLTVLVFYCCLQHSKASTNDRFYEELYIKPLQSGHVLFDFQFTTKWNVSVHDVEKFQHYRLFPKSLGDVLAAYHVQELHLTQTQGRWRHQSWGYPVEDAPAGAQLWVWFKPTVTDVDKTWKELVNALSGLFCSSLNFLDEKSTVAPRWSFRPRGVASKDYAKFSDYVRYGALPREIVCTENLTPWKKLLPCDSKAGLSTLFRAEKLHDADYHSLSVHFRPVCADSSCQSEAVELTQSLSLVVDLVLTGDGFQNWSIHRVFGQTVSAHCPLASRSQVFVDTSSNQDEELFSLTPAPTEERAMPESRGVRRLAVYNVAQVVAARKILNLVATYNVRQRYGRSVSPPVYAHRYVTGYGLEKGGVSCLIYNTLSTTLPILYMDSLPWFTRVFFKSVRVESRGTEVPYKIHYIPGRDRERSYHLEMAFTLPPRSVTKVSLQFERAFLKWTEYPPDANHGFYINSAVISVNLPSDKTFIAPSHNTSTLLDMVSDESLSHFVRLYTESLLVSLPTPDFSMPYNVICLACTVVAIAFGSIHNLTTRRFILLDPTQKKGVVSRVKAFFSRSKKEEVKEEKEEAVEKTAEAGTEGGDGKSEEGSGKESEEERDLRQRVK; encoded by the exons ATGGCGGATTTTGGGAGATTGATGCTTTCCTGGTTAACTGTCTTAGTCTTTTATTGTTGTCTTCAACATTCCAAAGCTTCAACGAATGATAGATTTTACGAAGAGCTATATATAAAGCCATTGCAAAGCGGGCATGTCTTGTTTGATTTCCAGTTCACAACTAAATGGAACGTTTCTGTCCACGATGTTGAAAAGT ttcaGCATTACCGGCTGTTTCCCAAGTCACTGGGCGACGTTCTGGCAGCGTATCACGTGCAAGAACTCCACCTGACCCAGACCCAGGGCAGATGGCGCCACCAGTCGTGGGGGTACCCTGTGGAGGATGCACCCGCCGGAGCGCAGCTCTGGGTGTGGTTCAAGCCCACTGTCACGGA TGTGGACAAGACGTGGAAAGAGCTGGTCAATGCCCTGTCAGGGCTGTTCTGCTCCTCCCTCAACTTCCTTGATGAGAAGTCCACAGTGGCGCCGCGCTGGAGTTTCAGACCCAGGGGTGTGGCTTCAAAGGACTACGCCAAGTTCTCGGACTATGTACGCTACGGGGCGCTACCTCGGGAGATTGTCTGCACTGAAAACCTGACACCTTGGAAGAAGCTTCTGCCTTGTGACTCGAAG GCTGGACTGTCCACTCTGTTCAGAGCGGAAAAACTCCATGATGCTGATTATCACTCCCTGTCCGTTCACTTCAGGCCTGTCTGCGCT GACAGCAGCTGCCAGTCAGAGGCGGTGGAGCTGACGCAGTCCCTGTCGCTGGTGGTGGACTTGGTTCTCACGGGGGATGGCTTCCAGA ACTGGTCAATACACAGAGTGTTTGGTCAGACGGTGTCGGCCCACTGCCCTCTGGCCTCGCGCAGTCAGGTGTTTGTGGACACGTCCAGCAACCAG gacgaAGAACTGTTCTCGCTGACCCCTGCCCCGACGGAGGAGAGAGCGATGCCGGAGAGCAGGGGAGTGCGGAGGCTGGCGGTCTACAATGTGGCTCAGGTGGTGGCGGCCAGGAAGATTTTGAACCTGGTGGCCACCTACAATGTCCGTCAGCGGTATGGCCGCTCCGTCTCCCCCCCTGTCTACGCTCATCGCTACGTCACTG GTTATGGGCTGGAGAAAGGGGGAGTAAGTTGCCTGATCTACAACACGCTGAGCACCACGCTGCCCATCCTCTACATGGATTCCCTCCCCTGGTTCACCCGCGTCTTTTTCAAGTCGGTCCGCGTGGAGAGCCGCGGCACCGAAGTGCCCT ACAAGATTCACTACATCCCCGGCAGGGACCGAGAGCGGTCCTACCACTTGGAAATGGCCTTCACCTTGCCGCCCAGGTCAGTGACCAAAGTCAGCCTGCAGTTTGAGCGTGCCTTCCTCAAGTGGACGGAGTACCCGCCGGATGCCAATCATGGTTTTTACATCAACTCCGCTGTGATTTCCGTCAACCTGCCATCAGACAAGACCTTCATTGCACCCTCCCATAATACGTCGACGCTACTGGAcat GGTGTCTGACGAATCGCTGTCACACTTTGTGCGGCTGTACACGGAATCCTTGCTGGTGTCTCTGCCGACGCCAGACTTCAGCATGCCCTACAACGTCATCTGTCTGGCCTGCACCGTCGTCGCCATCGCCTTCGGCTCCATCCACAACCTGACCACCCGGCGCTTCATCCTCCTCGACCCCACCCAGAAGAAAGGGGTCGTGTCAAGGGTCAAGGCCTTCTTCAGCCGCTccaagaaggaggaggtgaaggaggagaaggaggaagctgTGGAGAAGACCGCTGAGGCAGGGACAGAAGGGGGTGATGGGAAGTCGGAAGAGGGTTCGGGGAAAGAGTCTGAAGAGGAGAGGGATCTGAGGCAAAGAGTGAAGTAA